A DNA window from Mytilus edulis chromosome 14, xbMytEdul2.2, whole genome shotgun sequence contains the following coding sequences:
- the LOC139504332 gene encoding putative nuclease HARBI1, with the protein MAALLMIPRQRKERIFRGMVSHLNNLTDNEMMIRYRFGRDSIAYICNIVGDKLRRSTAKDTALTVEQQVCIALRCYASGSFLQVIGDTMGYDKATVSRAVNDVTNALLDVKDNFIQWPKDINSKNRMKCGFHRQMNFPNVLGCIDCTHIKIQGPSEDEAAFVNRKGFHSVNMQAVCDYEGTYLICLYPLRLFICLPLLLSPLKFLVSK; encoded by the coding sequence ATGGCTGCTCTGTTAATGATACCTAGGCAAAGAAAAGAGAGAATCTTCAGAGGAATGGTTTCACATCTAAACAATTTGACTGACAATGAAATGATGATAAGATATAGGTTTGGAAGAGACTCTATAGCCTACATATGCAATATTGTGGGTGATAAATTGAGAAGATCTACAGCAAAAGATACTGCTCTAACAGTGGAGCAACAAGTATGCATAGCCTTGAGGTGTTATGCCTCTGGGTCATTTTTACAAGTAATTGGAGATACAATGGGCTACGACAAAGCAACTGTATCTAGAGCAGTGAATGATGTTACCAATGCTTTACTTGATGTGAAAGACAACTTCATCCAGTGGCCAAAAGACATCAATTCTAAAAACAGGATGAAGTGTGGTTTCCACAGACAAATGAACTTCCCAAATGTTTTGGGGTGCATTGATTGCACACACATCAAGATACAAGGGCCATCAGAGGACGAGGCAGCTTTTGTCAACAGAAAGGGGTTCCATAGTGTGAACATGCAGGCTGTGTGTGATTACGAAGGTacttatttaatttgtttatatcctcttcgtctgtttatttgtttACCTTTGTTATTATCTCCCTTAAAATTTCTCGTCAGTAAGTGA
- the LOC139504333 gene encoding t-SNARE domain-containing protein 1-like has translation MADKSSAKTQRDRKPNFTQEKVNVIQDQVQKNYKVINEKFGDGITNSRKTAVWSRISILVRALGVANMSPKDCKDKWANTKKEAKKVFNNRSKEQRATGGGPQPTKMSLAIERTIDLCKDSASFKGLEGVESVLGMYQ, from the coding sequence ATGGCTGACAAGTCTTCTGCTAAAACACAAAGGGACAGAAAACCTAATTTCACCCAAGAAAAAGTAAATGTAATTCAAGACCAAGTGCAAAAGAATTACAAAGTAATTAATGAAAAGTTTGGGGATGGTATAACCAATTCCAGAAAGACTGCTGTCTGGAGCAGAATTTCCATCTTGGTTCGTGCATTGGGTGTTGCCAACATGTCTCCCAAAGACTGCAAAGACAAGTGGGCTAACACCAAGAAGGAGGCTAAGAAGGTTTTTAACAACCGTAGCAAAGAGCAGAGGGCTACTGGTGGTGGTCCACAGCCAACAAAAATGAGTCTGGCCATTGAAAGAACAATAGACCTTTGTAAAGACTCAGCTTCTTTCAAAGGTCTTGAAGGAGTTGAAAGTGTACTTGGTATGTATCAGTAA
- the LOC139504334 gene encoding caspase-8-like has translation MVDRGTVVDVDNELEAFDVQSIKFLVKNFIHHVQLKKCLSLLDVFTALEVVKHITENNWKEFLSECLFMIGKRNIIHILGLNSSEIEERIQRKEGFLIPFRTALYNIAEDLDSTEIEKLKQEAINMVPNIIPALRKVTSMYDFLDILEKWLLISHHSSDIFLVMLERINRSDLGIFIRDFSGGFYHMTRPYSGKLFMRYMYLTYMRKIISSERLSQTFTKLKFKTCIYRDLSAEEIVEKITELAEVDHSKYGACVVCILSHGNETAVFGSYGHSVGINHLTSLLSPRNCQSLTGKPKLLFIQACRGIRDQTIQNNNKGQIEEQQHDIGDTNSDIQYIPPPSDPPLGEPRELGDINSDIQYLPPPPDTALRGPHDIADINGDIQCLPPLPDPQLGEQHSLQGEFDFLLGYATTPGYVSYRDCKQGTVYVRTLTEELMAYSDRLDLLSILTIVTNKLSDMNIDGGAGKVHKQCPMPQFSLTKKLYFFPENFV, from the exons ATGGTTGATAGAGGCACTGTTGTAGATGTTGACAATGAACTAGAGGCGTTTGACGTCCAGTCAATTAAGTTCTTAGTGAAGAACTTTATTCATCATGTCCAATTGAAGAAGTGTTTATCTTTGCTTGATGTTTTCACAGCACTAGAAGTAGTCAAGCATATAACTGAAAATAACTGGAAAGAGTTTCTTTCAGAATGTCTATTCATGATTGGCAAACGCAATATTATACATATCTTAGGACTCAATTCATCTGAAATTGAAGAAAGAATTCAGCGAAAGGAAGGTTTTCTTATACCTTTTAG AACTGCATTGTATAATATAGCTGAAGACCTTGATTCCACAGAAATTGAAAAACTTAAACAAGAAGCTATAAACATGGTACCAAATATCATTCCTGCACTGCGAAAAGTTACATCAATGTATGATTTTCTAGACATACTAGAAAAATGGTTGCTGATTTCTCACCATAGCAGTGACATATTTCTAGTTATGCTTGAACGTATTAATCGTTCAGATCTAGGAATATTTATTAGAGACTTCTCAG GAGGCTTTTATCATATGACCAGACCATATAGCGGTAAGTTATTTATGAGGTACATGTATTTAACTTATATGCGGAAAATAATAAGTTCTG AAAGGCTCTCTCAAACCTTTACCAAACTCAAATTTAAGACATGTATATACAGAGACCTTTCTGCTGAGGAGATTGTTGAAAAAATAACGGAGTTAGCCGAAGTTGATCATTCAAAGTATGGTGCATGCGTTGTATGTATTCTTTCACATGGCAATGAAACGGCAGTGTTTGGGAGTTATGGTCATTCTGTTGGGATCAACCATCTGACGTCACTACTTTCACCAAGAAATTGCCAATCACTAACAGGAAAACCAAAATTGTTATTCATTCAAGCTTGTCGAGGAATCAGAGATcaaacaattcaaaacaataaCAAAGGGCAAATAG AAGAACAGCAACATGACATAGGTGACACCAACAGTGATATACAGTATATACCTCCTCCGTCAGATCCACCTCTTGGAGAACCACGTGAATTAGGTGACATCAACAGTGATATCCAGTATCTACCTCCTCCACCAGACACAGCTCTGAGAGGACCACATGACATAGCTGACATCAACGGTGATATCCAATGTCTACCTCCTCTACCAGATCCACAACTGGGAGAACAACATAGTCTTCAAGGAGAATTCGACTTCCTGTTGGGATATGCGACAACACCTGGCTATGTATCATACAGAGACTGTAAACAAGGAACCGTTTATGTTAGAACTCTGACAGAAGAGTTGATGGCGTATTCTGATAG ATTAGATTTGCTGAGTATCTTGACCATAGTGACCAACAAGTTGTCTGATATGAATATTGACGGTGGAGCTGGAAAGGTACACAAACAATGTCCGATGCCACAATTTAGTCTCACCAAGAAACTGTATTTCTTTCCGGAAAATtttgtataa